The sequence GTCCTGGCGCATCTCGATCAGATCTCCTGATCTGGAGAGTCGAAGAACTTCCTTCAGTTTGTCCAGGTCCAATCCCAGGTCGATCTCAGTGGCGGAGAATTGCTCGAACGCGTCCTTGTTCAAGGTAAGATCTATCATGGCCACATGCGCGGGGTCCACGGCCTTTAACACAATGCCGCCCTCCCCGATCTTGAACTTGGCTTCATCGATAAGTGTGGATACGACGTCAACAACCCCTTTGAGGGTCTCTGCTTTTAACTTCGCCTGAAACATTGGGTCCCCTTCCACACAGTAAAGTTATGTGTTAATTAAACCTTTTGCGTGGAGGGAAGCTGGCTGAAATTAAAAGGTACAGTGATCATCTGGATTCCTTCGTTGAGGTGCGGTAATGCCGGCCTCGTTTTCTTCATTTATGGTCCTAAGTTCACTCAGAAAGGATAGGACACTCGACCGGGGCATGACGCGCCCTCTCCCGCACACACAAAATCGGAAAGAGGGAAGAATAGCATGGAAAAATTCGAGACAATCTATAGGCAGGCAGGGCTGGATTTCCCAGCAGACCGGAGACTCAATAGCGACGTTGATCAAGTGGTACTCGCACCTATCCCTGGAAGACAGGCATGAGATCGGGAACGCGACGAACTTGATGGGCAGTGTATGATCATCGATCGCCGCGAACCACGAATCAATTTATCAGCTTGGATCGTTGGATCGAACCCGATACGATCATTCCTCTCTCAGGTACCCGACGATGATTATGATCGCACCCAAAACCATCAGGATCAGGCCCAATATTTGCATAGATAGTGGCCAGTATGTTTCATGATATCTCGAGGCGTAATAATTAATCATGCCCAATCCGCTATAAGATACGAGAAAACCGATAATTACGGTTATGCCGCCTGTCAGGAGGAACTGAGATTTTTTCTTCCATTTCATGAGGAAGATTACAAATCGGACTCAGAATAAAACTTTGTGTTCCATTGTAATATCAGAGAAAATCGGATAAGGGAGCCCTCCCCAAATTTAATATTAAACCCCTTGAAAAACCCCGTCCGATTATGAAATCTTAACCGGATACTGACCAAGATCGGGTATGATAGAGAATAATGAAGAAAGAGTGGGACAGCGGAGATGACCGCAAACTGTAGGTTATAAGCAGAGGTGGGGGAACACAATACAAGATATTAGACTGGAGAAGTTCATCGAAATGTTCTACGATCACATGAGGGCGAATCTCGACTGCGAATTCAAGGACACCTGCCCGACCCGGAAAGACCTCGGGCACGTCCTGGTAATCGTCAAGCAGCGGAACAATGCTGAGTCGTGGAGCTCCAAAGGATAATGGGCCATTCGTCCGTGGAGATGACGATCCGTTACCTGGGGATCGGGGACGACGACATCAATCACGGCATGACCTTCAGGCCGGATTACGCCGGAGGAACAAAATGACGCGATTTTGTACCCTCCGGGTCTTAGCCAGCAAACGTATGTGGAAAATAAACCTTTTCCGCACCATCAGCATGATTCAGTATTCACGCCAGGAGTGGCTGCAGGAGACGCATCGGAATATTTTGGTTTCGGGCTCATCGGCCGCGCGGGTCTGTCTCAATACCCAAAAAGCTTCAAGATGTCCGCACTTGGGACATTCTGTCCGAGTACGGGGCAAAGTAGGAGCGTTGCCTTCGATTACGGTCATCTCCTTTTCCTTTCCACTGGTGGTGAAACATACCGGTTCACCGGTCTTGGTGACCTCACAACCACATATCGGGTTTCTGCATATGAAAGCACCTTTATCGGGCTTCATAATGCTTCTGCACTTAGGACAAAACATTTAATTCTCGCCGAAGTCCCACAAAATCTAGGTCTATAAAAAAGTATTCTGCGGACCTAAATGAACTTCCAATCGCCTGGCTTGATGTTTTTACCTTTTCCGCTATTTTTCCCAGAGCGCTTTGCAAGCCCGGCGACGTTGCGGTGTATTTGCTCCTCTTCCGGTTCCTCGCCCTCATCGTACCACTGTTCTCCCTTTCCGGCATACTCCTCAGCGAAGCCGTTGTCGGAGACAGTGTTCACGTCCTTCATGTCCGAGAAACGAATGACCTTCTGTTCCGCCCTGGCCCGGGGAGCTCTGGCGGCGACAGGCCGTCCGCCCTTCACTGGTTTTTCCGGCTCAGGAGAGGCTTTCTCTCCGCCGCCTACGACCACCGTCATGGAGTTGCCGCCGTGCCTTGCCACGTAGTTCAGCTCCAGGCGGGACTGCTCCGCCATGATGCCACCGATATAAGCGAATGCGGCAGTTATGATGTAAACGTCCATGCGCACTCCGGTGGCGATCTGGATGGTATCTATGAACGATGTCAGGTACATCTGTGCGAAGACGATGTACGGTGCCAGTAGCGGGACCAGGTCCCCTAGGTTGTTTAGGATGGCGGTCGGTGTCCAATCCACCCCCAAGATGACCGTGGGCAGGATCCCACTGTCCACTAGGCTGGAGATGGCGAAGATGACCGTTAGGGGGACCAGGGCGGCCAGGACTCCTTTCCAGGGCTTTCCCGCTCGGCGGCCACCGACGAAACCGGCGACCATCTGCCCGAAAACCGGCAACCACCATAATAAAATCGTCAGCACAAAGGAGTACTTCACCGCGCTCCAAAAGCTGAAAGGTACCTTGAGATCTTGGAACTTCTTGATCTCCTCGTCCTCATAGACCTCTGATAGGCGGTATACCCCGCGGTCAATGAGAGTATTGGTGATCTCATCGTCCTCATCGGCGCTCCGCCTAAATACCATCCCATCACCTTCGGTCGGACAGTCGTCCGACAATTACATTATGGCAGGGATACTATAAATCACTTCTTCTGGAAAAACGGGGGGCCAGTGTCATCTAGGAATGTATCCGCTCATGCCATACATCCTCAATGCGCTCTTGGTGCTCTCCGGGGTTATACGATTTGGCATGGTGGCATATTTCATTATGTCCTCGATGGGATATTCCAAGAAGGACGAGAGGAGCGTTAGCCGTTTCAAGGGGAAGGCCTGCTTTCCCTGCATGATCTGCACCACTCCCCATCCGGGATGCACCCTCGATCGATAACCCAGTCGGCGTCCTAGTTCGTTCACCGAACCCGCCTTTTCGATCCCCATCTTTATAAGTTGCACTCTAAAGCCTGAGTTAAGCCAAATCTTCTCACGTTGGACCGGCCGTCTCATTCCAAAGGCAACGGCTAGCTCGCCCATAACAAAATATCATCCTTCACGATATTAAACAATGATGTTCGAACATTCGTCTTTCCTGACAGTTCTACTTCCACCAAAAATGGTATATATGAATTTGGAGTAGCCTGAATGAGCAGATGGTAACGTTTCGTAGGTTAGCTACCATAGGAACCAAAGGCGAGGGTGATGTCGTAGACATAACCGAGCTAGTGGAGAAAACGGTCGCGGAATCGGGCATGCGGCAGGGCGTGGCCATAGCATTCACGCCCCATTCTACCGCCGCTGTAGTGACCATAGAGAACGAGCCAGGTCTGAGAGAGGATCTCTCTCGAGCCTTACAGAGAAACTTTCCATCTGACATCGAATATCAGCACCATCTTCGCTGGGGGGACGGAAACGGGCACTCGCATGTGCGCTCAACGTTCCTAGGTGCCTCGGTATCCCTGCCCTTCGATGAAGGGCGCCTTGAAATGGGACGATGGCAGCAAGTAGCGCTTTTGGAGCTGGACGTCCATGAACGGCAACGAGAGTTGATAGTGCAGTTGCTGGGCGAATAATTACGATCAAAGAGGTTGAAATAATATGAAATTGAAATTCTTAGGCGGCGCCGAAATGGTTGGCAAGCTAGGTATGCTTGTCGAAAACCAGGGCGCCAATATATTGTTCGAGTACGGTCTCCGTCTGGTCAAGAAGGAACCTCCGGAGTTCCCGTTGCCGGCCCCAAAGGTCGAAGGGGTGTTCATCACCCATTCCCATCTGGACCACAGCGGTGCAGTGCCATTACTGGTCCAACAGCAGGATTGCGACGTCTATTGCAACGATCTGACCATGGAGGTCGCCTCTCTGCTGTTCCGGGACTCCATCAAGATCGCCAAGTCTGAGGATTATAGTCATATCCTGCGTTACACCGAAAACGATGTCCGCCGTACTTTGGAGAACTTCAAGTTCATTGCTCCAGGGGACACTCATTCCATCGCTGGGATGGAGGTGCGGGCGCACTCCGCAGGGCATATTCCCGGGGCGCAGATGTACGAGATAAAGGGAGAGTCGACCACCCTGTTCACTGGCGACCTGCACACTCAGAGCACCTGGCTCACCCACGGAGCGAAACCGGTCAAGTGTGACAACCTGGTCATCGAGGCCACCTACGCCGGTCGAAATCATCCACCTCGAAAGAATAGCGAAGCCCTTTTGATCCAGAAGGTACGCGAGGTGGTCGAGCGGGGAGGCACGGCCATCATACCATGCTTTGCCGTCGGACGAATGCAGGAGGTCATGTTGATCCTCAAGGACCTCAACTATGATATGTGGGTGGATGGAATGGGAAAGGTCGTCAACGGCATGTACTTGGATTATCCGAACTATCTGCGCAACGTCAAGGACTTCAAGATGGCCAGGCGCAAGTTCCAGCCTGTGCGGTCCGCCCCCGCCAGAGATAGGGCACGAAGGGGACAGGTGATCATCACTACCAGCGGCATGCTTGACGGAGGTCCGGTGCTGCACTACCTGGACGATCAAAAGGACAATTCCAAGAGCGCGGTCATGATGACCGGGTATCAGGCCGAGAACTCCAATGGCCGAATGCTGTTGGAGAAGGGAGTGATAGAGACTCCGAAGGGAATTTCCAAGATCCAGTGCGAGGTCATGACCTTCGATCTGTCCGCTCACGCCGACCACGACGAGCTGTTGAGCTTCATCAAAGGTTGCCAGCCAGAAAAAGTGGTGCTGATGCACTCCGACAACCGCGAAGAGCTGGCCCAGGACCTGGAAGGGGATTATGAAGTGTTCATGCCCCAGAGCGGTAACTGGTTCGAGGTCTGAGACGAGCTTTGATATCGGTTAAAGGAGATTGAGGAGCATGGACCTCATCGACCTTTATCTCCAGGAGGATCTGGGGGAAGGGGACATAACCTCCCTGGCCTTGGTAGACGACCGTACAGGCCGGGCGATCATCACCTCTGGTGAGGACGGGGTCATCGCCGGTGTCGAGGAGGCCATCGAGGTCTTTCGAAGGACAGGCTGCACCTGCCATGCACTGGCGGACGACGGTGCGCGCGTCGTTAAAGGCCAAGAGGTTCTGGAGGTGCTCGGTCCCTGGAAGGGGATACTGGCTGGGGAGCGGTTATCTCTCAATATCATCATGCGTATGAGCGGCATCGCCACCCTCACGCGGCAGGTGGTGGAATCATGCCACAAGGCAAACCCCAACGTGGTCATAGCCGCCACCCGCAAGACCACGCCAGGATTCCGTCGATATGAGAAAAAGGCGGTACGTCTGGGTGGAGGGGACCCGCACCGTTTCAGACTGGACGATGCTTTTCTGATCAAGGACAACCACCTGACGGTGGTCGGCGGGGTCTTCCGTGCAGTACGGAAGGCGCAGGCCTATTCCTTCGGCAAGAAGGTGGAAATTGAAGTTGAGTCGCTGGAGCAGGCCCAGGAAGCTGCTCGGGCCTCGGCCGATATCATCATGTTGGACAACATGACCCCCTCCCAGGCCAAGGAATGCTACATCGCCATCAAGGCCATAGAGAGCAGGATCAAGGTCGAGGTCAGCGGAGGTATCACTCCGCAGAAAGCCAAGGAATACGCGCATTACGCCGACATCATCTCGTTAGGAGCGCTTACCCATTCGGCCGCATCCGTTCACTTCTCGCTGCACATAGTGGAATGATCAGTAGCGTTTAGGCACATTCCCCTGGCGGTTATGTTCTTCAGCACATCGGTAGGCGTCGACCACCTGTATGACGAAGAAGACCAGGTAGATGACGATAGCAATCAAGGACCACCACACGAAATCGAAAGGGTTCTCCATCGTGATAAAGAACAATCCTGGAGCGAAGGAAAGGCCGACCAGGGACATCAGTATTATGATGGCGATGCCCCTCATCACCCTACCGACATATATCTGTCCCACTCCAGGTAACAATAGGGACAGAATGACGGCAATTATCGGGTCCTTGCGGTCCACCGCCCAGGTGTACGTCACGTTATTAACGTAAGGGTTTGCCGACTCCTGATGCAGTCCGGCGTATCCCGTGGCAGACGGTGCACCGCAGCGATCGCAGAACGATCCCCCCTCCCTGATCTGATTTCCGCACTTGGAACAGTAAGACATCCTTCCTCCCTATAGAGAAAACATCAATCACGTAAATCATCATTTCGAAAGTGTTTTATCATCGTCGATCACTGGGCGGTCCATGGACTTCGAGAAGTATGAATGCCAGTTCTGCGGTCGACCGGCCAAGCAGTACGTGTTCGCCGCCATGGTCTGTGAGAGCGAGGAATGCGTGGATAAGGCCCGGGAGGAACGAGGCGGTCCTGGTGGCCATATGAAAGCCAAGGTCCATGGCGACATCGTGGACATCAAGGACGATTGATATACTCAGGGAATATGATTAATAGCCCCCTGCTCCCATCATCCTTCCGGATGCTCGCCAGGATAGTTGGATTCGCTAAGACCTCATTGCTTGACTGGGATGGCATGGTGGCCACCACGATATATCTTCAGGGATGCAATCTTCGTTGCCCCTTCTGCCACAATGTCGACCTATTGTCCACCAACGCCGAGGTGGACGAGATTCCATGGGGATCGATCGAGGAATATCTTCTGGAAAACATCGATTTCCTGGACGGGGTCGTCATTACCGGTGGAGAACCTACTCTGAACGAAGACCTTCCCGAGCTGATCTCCAGGGTCAGAGCATTGGGTCTCAAGGTCAAATTGGACACCAATGGTACCAACCCGGAAATGCTGGACGACCTGATCAAGGCCGGCCTTCTCGATTTTGTGGCCATGGACCTCAAGGGACCGTTAGACCTCAAATATGACCAGCTGTGCGGTGCCTCCGTGGACCTGGTGGCGATCAAGAGCTCCATCAATACGATCATGACCTCAGGCATCGATTACGAGTTCCGCACCACTGTGGTGCCGCATCACCTGAACGCCCAGGACATAGAGCGCATGGCCGCTTTCATCGGCGGAGCCAAGAAGTATGCGCTTCAGCAGTTCAGGAACGAACGGACCCTGGACCCCCGTTTGAGCAAGGTCGATCCGTACGGTGAAGGCGTGATCCTTGGAATGGGTGAGATCGCTCGCAAGTACGTCCGCAAGGTGGTATTGCGCGGAATTTGATAAATGTCCAAGGAGATTTTAATATCTGGTAAGGTCATGGAACCTCGTTCGGCCACGAGGTCCGGGGGAAACACGATGGAAGCAGGCGACAGCAGGCTCAAGACATACATAGAAGGGTTCGATCGCATCCTTGAAGGTGGAATACCGCAAGGGCACATAGTGCTGGTTGCCGGCACGCCCGGGACTATGAAATCGTCCATAACCTATTACATGCTCTACAATCATGCCATGGAATCGGAACGGACCTCCGTTTACGTGACACTGGAGCAAAGCCGGGAAAGCTTGATGCGACAGATGGAAAAGATGGGCATGAACAATGAAAAGGTCAAGGACCAGTTGCATGTGCTGGACCTGGGCATCATCCGCAAGAAGCTCAAAGAGATCGCTGGCGGAACGTCGTGGTTGCATGTGTTCAAGACCTACATCTCCAATCTGAAGCAGAACCTGGACTTCGACATGCTGGTCATTGATTCCATGGAAGTGCTGGAGACGATGGCGGAGATACGCAATCGCCGCACCGACCTCTTTTATTTCTTTGAATGGCTGCACGACCTAGGGGTCACGGTCTTCCTCATATCGGAAAGTTCTGCTGATCGTCTGATCGAAGGTAAGTTCGATGAAGGATACCTATCCGACGGCATCATCACATTGAAGATGCAGGTCGTCCGGGACGTGGAGATGCAAAGACGTATCCGCTGCGTGAAAATGAGAGAGACCAACCACGATCCTTCCTACTACTCTCTCCTATACAACAACGGTCATTTCCAAGTGACGCGGGTCATAAGTGAGTGATCCCATGCTTCCCCGAAGCAGATACGAATGCCCTCGCTGCGGCTTCGGAGTGCGTCCAAGGGACGAGCAGTGTGGTCGCTGCGGTGAGAGCATGAACCCCACTGTCACCAAACCTGTAGAGGTCACCTTTTCCGCCGTGCGTTTGAACAATATGAAGATCGAGGAGTGTTCCACCATGCGTATCCGCTCCGTGGAAGCCATACCGGTGGCTAGACCTGACACGACAATACAGTTCAGGAGCGACAGTCTGGAGCGACGTGAGAAGGCCCTGGTGGAAAAGGAGAGAAAACTGGAGGCTTTGGCCGAAAGCCTGAAGGAGAGGTCTCAGAGGCTCGAATCGTTAGAAGAGGAAAAGGCCGTCGAGCAGATGTCCGAACGTTCGAATATGGACGAGCTTAGGCAGAAGGTCAGAGAGGACCTGTTACGTCAATTTCAGCCGGAACTCGAGGCACTGCAGTCTCAACTGGAGGTCAAGGAGGCAGAGCTAGAGGAGGCTCAATTAAGGGCTAGGATGCTCGAGGCCGGTGAATTGATCGAGCAGCCGGTGGACCAGGAAGAGATGGCCCGGATAACCGAGGAGATATTTCAGGAGCTGCGATCGCAGGTCGACTCACCACCGAAGGTGATCGATGCCGGTCTGATAATGACCAAGATCCCGAAGCTCGACAAGGTGCTGGGCGGCGGCATTCCCCATGGACATACCATTCTCTTCAACGGGGCGCCCGGTACCATGAAGAGCATTCTTACCTACACGATCCTTTACAAGGCCGCCCTTGATGATAGGACGAAAGGGCTGTACCTATCCCTGGAGCAGAGCAGTCGGTCGATCATGCGTCAGATGGAGAAGATGGGAATGCCGTTGTCGGCAACCGAAGGGCGGTTGGTAGTGGCAGACCTGAATGGTATGCGAGAGAGCATGAGCGAGGAACAGGGCACCTGGCGGGATATGATTTTACATTACGTGCAGAAGATGCAACGGGAGATGGAGTTCAAGATATTCGTCCTCGACTCCCTGGAATCGTTCAAGGCCATCACAGAACACAGCTTCAATAGGCAGGACCTCAAGGACCTGTTCGACTGGTTCAAATCACTGGGCATAACCGTGCTGGTGATCTCAGAGAACACCTCCGATGAGTGGGACGAGTCAAATCAGGGTGAAGCCTACCTTTCGGACGGCATCATAGAGCTATCGATGCACGAAATGAACGATTCACGAGTGCAACGCTGGATTCGCTGCGTGAAGATGCGCGGAATGAACACCGACCCTCGTTTCTTCAATATATTCCACGATGGAAATGAGTTCAATCTCTCCCTGCCGCTAGCGAATCAGCCCTTTTAATCTGAAAACGGTATTATATACCTATAACAGGTTATATTTCCGCGAGGGGATGGGCATCGAAATAGACCGGGTCAAGACATATATTCACAATTTCGATGATTATATCCAGGGTGGAGTTCCGAAGGGACATGTCATTCTTATCTCTGGGACGCCTGGAACAATGAAATCCTCGGTCTGCTACAGCATTCTTTACAACAACGCTAAGAACAACGGCACACGAAGCGTGTACATGACCTTGGAGCAGAGCAAGGAGAACCTATTGCAGCAGATGAACCTCATGGGCATGAACGACCCAGAGGTGCAATCCAAGGTCTATGTGCTGGACCTGGCCATGATCCGCAAGAACGTCACCGAGATGATGGCCAAGGGTTCCTGGCTCCAGGTATTCAAGATGTACGCCGAGACCGTCCGGAAGGAGATGGGTTATGACATCCTGGTATTGGACTCCCTGGACGTGCTGGAGATGGCGGCCCAGCTGAACAGCGATCGGCGGAACGATCTGTTCTACCTCTTCATGTGGCTGAGGGAATTGGGGATCACCTCTTTCCTGATCTCGGAGACGTCCCCGGACCAGATGTTCGGCAGCCGTTTCGAGGAAGGCTATCTGGCGGATGGCGTCATATCCCTCAAATTGCAGAACATCGGGGAATCTGATGTTCAGCGTAGGATCAGGGCGGTGAAGCTACGCTCCACCAACCACAAGACCGGATACTTTTCGCTGATGTTCAACGACGGTATGTTCAGAGCGACCCAGGTCATCAACGAGTGAGCCGGTGGCGCCAATCTATAAACATTTTTATATCCCCTTCCCATTTGCATGGCCTACCGAGGGGCTCATGGTCTAGCGGTTATGACGTCTGCTTCACACGCAGAAGGTCGCCGGTTCGAATCCGGCTGAGCCCACCACTTGTCTTATCCAGACAATTATTTTTTGAATTCAATTCAAACGTTTTCAGCCTTTATAGCTGGCTCGGGTGGAAACATCGTTTTGTATGCTTCATTGACCCTCATAAGGCCAAGTACGGCTAAGGTACATTCGTAGGTCACAGCATCACTCAAATCTTTCTTTTGTCCTGTTTTGAATTGAGCCAGGACCTTAAACGAATCTCCTTTCCAGATCATGGTCCAGAACGTCCTTGTCGACCTCTTTGAACATGATAATAATCTATAAATATTACATGGTGCATTTGTTGCAATGGTGATATGGTGACAGAATCAACCGAAACAACATCACAGAACGACTTGGGTAATGATACCACATTCCGTGATAATGTGCTCCGCCAGCTGCGGGTGAAGGGAGCTAAGGGAACGCCTGACCCAGAGGACACCTATGTCCCGATGGTCCAAATGGAACCGAGTGAGGGTAGGGCCGCGAGATGGTTCGGTTCAGTGATCGGCGCCGGCCTCTTTCTCTTCGGAGCATTTTGGTTCCTGGCCATACTCGGGTACCCCTTTCCCTGGACCACTGTCTTCCCGGTGATCGCCATGTTCGTGGGTGGGTTCTTCATCGCCGCGGCAATTGCGACCGGCAGACCTCGTAAGAGATAGGAGCGCTGCCAACATGACCGACGTTACCATTCGGGGCATAGAGGATGATGTTTATGCCAAATTTACCGCAGAGGCCAAGAAACGCGACCTTTCCATAGGCGAGCTGACGACCATCGTGATGCGCGCCCTAGTGGAGGAAATCGGTACTACAAACTATCGCATCGGAAGCCTGAACGCCCTCCTCGTCACAAGGAAGGACCTGGAGTCGCTCAGCGGACCGGTACTATTCTACGACATCAAGACGCTGGAATTCGCCGATGACATCGATTGGGAGCTTTTCGACCGGAATGTTATGTCCATCAAGCGTAGCGGCAAGGTCCTGATCCCCCCCTCCCTCACTAAGTTCCAGGTCCTCACTAAGTGCTCTGCAGTAGGAGAGGTCAAGACGAAAAACTGAGCAATCGATATGGCCAGGGGGAAGGACATGAAAGCGATAATATGCACAAGATACGGGCCGCCTGAAGTTCTTCAGCTTGCGGAAGTGGAGAAACCGGTTCCTAAGGACAATGAGGTGCAAATAAGAGTATATGCGACGACAGTATCGCCGGCGGATTGCGCCTTTCGAAAGGGTAAGCCAATCATTGGAAGATTCTTCGCCGGTCTCCTCAAACCCAAATATATCCCTGGAGACGACCTTGCCGGGGAAATTGAATCAGTAGGCAAAGATGTTAAGGCATTCAAAAAAGGTGACCACGTCTTTGGATCCAGCGGTTCCAAATTTGGTGCGCACTCTGAATACAAATGTCTGCCTGAAGACGAAGCCTTGGCAATAATGCCGGCCAATTTGAACTATGGGGAAGCCGTCGCCGTCTCTTATTCGGGATTGACGGCGTTGCCGTTCCTTAGAGACAAGGCAAAAATTCAGAGCGGACAAGAGGTCCTCATCATTGGCGCTTCGGGATCGGTAGGTTCTATCGCAGTACAGCTTGCCAAGCACTTTGGGGCGGAGGTTACCGGGGTATGCAGTACCAGAAATTTGGAATTGGTGAGATCTCTAGGGGCAGATAGGGTAGTTGATTACACGAAGGAGGATTTTACCAAAACAGGTCCGACCTATGATATCGTTTTTGACGCAGTGGGAAAGAGCTCTTTCTCATGTTGTAAAAGCTCACTTAAGGAAAGAGGCGTCTATCTCACCACCGTCCCCACCCTGACAATTATGCTCAGCATGTTATGGTCTTCAATATCTAATCAGAAAAAAGCAAAGTTTGTGGCCACGGGTTTGAGGCCCCTGGGCGAAAAGGCCAAGGA comes from Methanomassiliicoccales archaeon and encodes:
- a CDS encoding transcription factor S codes for the protein MFCPKCRSIMKPDKGAFICRNPICGCEVTKTGEPVCFTTSGKEKEMTVIEGNAPTLPRTRTECPKCGHLEAFWVLRQTRAADEPETKIFRCVSCSHSWREY
- a CDS encoding secondary thiamine-phosphate synthase enzyme YjbQ, translating into MVTFRRLATIGTKGEGDVVDITELVEKTVAESGMRQGVAIAFTPHSTAAVVTIENEPGLREDLSRALQRNFPSDIEYQHHLRWGDGNGHSHVRSTFLGASVSLPFDEGRLEMGRWQQVALLELDVHERQRELIVQLLGE
- a CDS encoding MBL fold metallo-hydrolase → MKLKFLGGAEMVGKLGMLVENQGANILFEYGLRLVKKEPPEFPLPAPKVEGVFITHSHLDHSGAVPLLVQQQDCDVYCNDLTMEVASLLFRDSIKIAKSEDYSHILRYTENDVRRTLENFKFIAPGDTHSIAGMEVRAHSAGHIPGAQMYEIKGESTTLFTGDLHTQSTWLTHGAKPVKCDNLVIEATYAGRNHPPRKNSEALLIQKVREVVERGGTAIIPCFAVGRMQEVMLILKDLNYDMWVDGMGKVVNGMYLDYPNYLRNVKDFKMARRKFQPVRSAPARDRARRGQVIITTSGMLDGGPVLHYLDDQKDNSKSAVMMTGYQAENSNGRMLLEKGVIETPKGISKIQCEVMTFDLSAHADHDELLSFIKGCQPEKVVLMHSDNREELAQDLEGDYEVFMPQSGNWFEV
- the nadC gene encoding carboxylating nicotinate-nucleotide diphosphorylase, which gives rise to MDLIDLYLQEDLGEGDITSLALVDDRTGRAIITSGEDGVIAGVEEAIEVFRRTGCTCHALADDGARVVKGQEVLEVLGPWKGILAGERLSLNIIMRMSGIATLTRQVVESCHKANPNVVIAATRKTTPGFRRYEKKAVRLGGGDPHRFRLDDAFLIKDNHLTVVGGVFRAVRKAQAYSFGKKVEIEVESLEQAQEAARASADIIMLDNMTPSQAKECYIAIKAIESRIKVEVSGGITPQKAKEYAHYADIISLGALTHSAASVHFSLHIVE
- a CDS encoding anaerobic ribonucleoside-triphosphate reductase activating protein, which gives rise to MLARIVGFAKTSLLDWDGMVATTIYLQGCNLRCPFCHNVDLLSTNAEVDEIPWGSIEEYLLENIDFLDGVVITGGEPTLNEDLPELISRVRALGLKVKLDTNGTNPEMLDDLIKAGLLDFVAMDLKGPLDLKYDQLCGASVDLVAIKSSINTIMTSGIDYEFRTTVVPHHLNAQDIERMAAFIGGAKKYALQQFRNERTLDPRLSKVDPYGEGVILGMGEIARKYVRKVVLRGI
- a CDS encoding ATPase domain-containing protein, with product MEAGDSRLKTYIEGFDRILEGGIPQGHIVLVAGTPGTMKSSITYYMLYNHAMESERTSVYVTLEQSRESLMRQMEKMGMNNEKVKDQLHVLDLGIIRKKLKEIAGGTSWLHVFKTYISNLKQNLDFDMLVIDSMEVLETMAEIRNRRTDLFYFFEWLHDLGVTVFLISESSADRLIEGKFDEGYLSDGIITLKMQVVRDVEMQRRIRCVKMRETNHDPSYYSLLYNNGHFQVTRVISE
- a CDS encoding ATPase domain-containing protein; its protein translation is MLPRSRYECPRCGFGVRPRDEQCGRCGESMNPTVTKPVEVTFSAVRLNNMKIEECSTMRIRSVEAIPVARPDTTIQFRSDSLERREKALVEKERKLEALAESLKERSQRLESLEEEKAVEQMSERSNMDELRQKVREDLLRQFQPELEALQSQLEVKEAELEEAQLRARMLEAGELIEQPVDQEEMARITEEIFQELRSQVDSPPKVIDAGLIMTKIPKLDKVLGGGIPHGHTILFNGAPGTMKSILTYTILYKAALDDRTKGLYLSLEQSSRSIMRQMEKMGMPLSATEGRLVVADLNGMRESMSEEQGTWRDMILHYVQKMQREMEFKIFVLDSLESFKAITEHSFNRQDLKDLFDWFKSLGITVLVISENTSDEWDESNQGEAYLSDGIIELSMHEMNDSRVQRWIRCVKMRGMNTDPRFFNIFHDGNEFNLSLPLANQPF
- a CDS encoding RAD55 family ATPase, translating into MGIEIDRVKTYIHNFDDYIQGGVPKGHVILISGTPGTMKSSVCYSILYNNAKNNGTRSVYMTLEQSKENLLQQMNLMGMNDPEVQSKVYVLDLAMIRKNVTEMMAKGSWLQVFKMYAETVRKEMGYDILVLDSLDVLEMAAQLNSDRRNDLFYLFMWLRELGITSFLISETSPDQMFGSRFEEGYLADGVISLKLQNIGESDVQRRIRAVKLRSTNHKTGYFSLMFNDGMFRATQVINE
- a CDS encoding NAD(P)-dependent alcohol dehydrogenase, translated to MARGKDMKAIICTRYGPPEVLQLAEVEKPVPKDNEVQIRVYATTVSPADCAFRKGKPIIGRFFAGLLKPKYIPGDDLAGEIESVGKDVKAFKKGDHVFGSSGSKFGAHSEYKCLPEDEALAIMPANLNYGEAVAVSYSGLTALPFLRDKAKIQSGQEVLIIGASGSVGSIAVQLAKHFGAEVTGVCSTRNLELVRSLGADRVVDYTKEDFTKTGPTYDIVFDAVGKSSFSCCKSSLKERGVYLTTVPTLTIMLSMLWSSISNQKKAKFVATGLRPLGEKAKDLIFLKELCEAGKIRPVIDRHYPLEQIAEAHRYVDEGHKKGNVIITLEHEDRT